One segment of Tissierellales bacterium DNA contains the following:
- a CDS encoding response regulator transcription factor — protein MNILIVDDEKLIVKGLKHSLEEQGYTVFGAYNGTEALNLVEHNTIDFIILDLMLPDIDGMMVCKRIRKKYNMPILMLTAKDGDYDKILGFEFGADDYMTKPFNTLELIARIKAITRRVKEKPENNIISSNTLTINWDERKVYVENAEIKLTAKEFDMLHLLASNPGRVFTRENIYTYIWGEEAYDVRTIDVHIRNLREKIEDKSKDPKYIKTKWGVGYYFNKD, from the coding sequence ATGAATATTTTAATAGTTGATGATGAGAAGCTTATTGTAAAAGGGCTAAAACATAGTTTAGAAGAACAAGGCTATACGGTCTTTGGTGCCTATAATGGTACTGAGGCTTTAAATCTTGTTGAACATAATACTATTGATTTCATTATCCTAGACCTTATGCTGCCAGATATTGATGGAATGATGGTATGCAAAAGAATTAGAAAAAAATATAATATGCCTATACTTATGCTTACAGCAAAAGACGGGGATTATGATAAAATTTTAGGTTTTGAATTTGGTGCTGACGATTATATGACAAAACCGTTTAATACCCTAGAACTTATCGCAAGGATTAAGGCTATAACCAGAAGAGTAAAAGAAAAACCAGAAAATAATATAATATCTTCAAATACTCTAACTATTAATTGGGATGAAAGAAAGGTATATGTAGAAAATGCAGAGATAAAACTTACGGCAAAAGAGTTTGATATGCTTCATCTTCTAGCTAGTAATCCTGGACGAGTATTTACTCGGGAAAATATTTATACATATATTTGGGGAGAAGAGGCCTATGATGTGAGAACTATAGATGTCCATATTAGAAATCTTAGGGAAAAAATTGAAGATAAATCAAAAGACCCAAAATATATAAAAACCAAATGGGGAGTTG